Part of the Candidatus Latescibacter sp. genome, AGAAATTACAGATAGAGTGAACATATGTTACATCGAAAATAATTCAATTTTGAAGAAATTAAGGTAAATATTCTTCTATCATTTTATTATATAAGCACTTAAGATTAATGCGTAAAAATTTTGTGAATAATCCGGGTTAAAATTGGAATAGTCGATTTATCCCCAAAATAACCTAATGCCCTTACTGCTGCGTTTCTCGTTAATTCGTTTTCTTCCTTTATCAGCTTCAACATTTCTTCTTGAATTATTTTTTTATCATTCTCAGTAAAGTAAGTACCGGCTGTATCAAATTCACTCATCTGTGCAAGTGTCAGCGCAACAGAACGTTTTTTATTAACATTAACGCTTTTCAATGCCTCCAATATTTTTTTTAATGCTGAATGTCCAATGTTTAAAAAACCTTTGGAAGTATTCGATGAAAATACTTTATCAGATAACATTACATCAAGTAAAACGGGTTCTACTCTTTCATCTCCAGTAACTGATAAAGCCCATATTACATCACCCAATAATTCACCTTCCCCGTCAAAAATCCCTTTTTCCTTCTCCATAAAACTTAAATCATTATTCGCTCTTTTTATCAATGCAGGAATCGCTTGAATGATTTGTTTGTTTCCTTCATTTTTATATATTTGCCGCATTCTATAAAGTACTCTAGCAGCAGAATTTAAATCTCCATTTTCAAGAACCTTCAAATCAGATTCAGTAATTTTAAGGTTAGAACTATTCTGAGAAAATGCTTTTGACAAGGATCCGCAGAATATAATAAAAAGTGTGAATACTTGAATTTTGAAAATGTATTTACTTTTCATAATGCTTCTCTGAAGAATTTTAATACTCATTTATGTCCTTCCCGATCATTTTCCCCGGACTCAATTATACCGTTCAATCAATAGGAAAATAATAATTGATATTCACCAGATGTCAAGTATTATTTTATATCTATATAAAATCTATATAATCAAGAGCATGGAGCAAATTATTATTCTCATGGAGTAAAACATACTATGTAAAAAAGCAACTATTTTGGGCTTTGTACTTTGGATTTTGTACTGTATTTTTCTTTCCTTAAACCTTTTTGCCTCGGAGAGAAACCAGATGAAAAAAAACTTCATGTTCGTTGTGTTCGCGGCGCTGTTCGTGTTCCCGGCGGTATCCTTCTCAGGTGAACAAACCGCCGCCCTTTACCGTGAAGGCCCACTCACCGGCAAAATGATCGACGCCGGGTTCCTCTATGGTGAAACCAACTACCACGCGGTGCAGCAGGCTTCGGACGGAAATGTATACTATGCCATCGGCTCGCACGCCCACGGTCAGAGCGCCACTCTTTTCCGATATGATCCGCGCTCCGGGGCGGTGAAACTCCTCGGTTCCATGAACACAGTGACCGGCGAGGACGGCACGAAGGTTTTCAACCAGGACAAGGTCCACTGCGACCTGTATGAGATGAACGGCAAGCTCTATTTCTCCACTCAGGGCGGCTCTTACGGGGGCGGGGAGTACGGCCCCTATCCCGGCGGGCGTTTTTTCAGCTATGACCTCAAAACGGAGAAAATCGCCGACCTTGGCATCGGAGCGCCCGGCGAAGGCATCGTATGTATGGGCATGGACACAGTCCGGGGACGGATGTACGGCATCACATGGCCAGGCATGCTGTTCGTCTATTACGATGTCCCCACCGGAAAGATCAAATCGTTCGGGAAACAGGTGGCAACTCCCGGCATCACCGATCTCACCGCTGTTCCCGGCAACCGCGCGCTGGCGGTCGACCCCACCACCGGAAATGTCTGGTGGCATAACATGGATGAGACCATCACCCGCTATTCCCGCGTAACCGATACTGTGGAGATACTTGCCTCCCCGACTCTGGATATTCCCATTCTGAAAATTCCAGGCGCCGGTTTCAATAAAGTGCTCTGGCGTGCCATTCGCTGGAGCCAGGCCATGCAGCGGTTCTATGGGGTCGACGCCAGCGCCGAGTATCTCTTCTCCCTTGATCCTAAGACCGGAACAATCGAAATCATCGACCGTATCGCCGCCGGCCCGAACCGTAAATCGGGGAGAACGGGCAGCGCGAGCCTGGCGTTCGAGCTTTCCCCGGACGGGAAACGGGTTTACTATGTTACCTCCGCGCGTGCGGAAAAGCCCGATGCCTCCGGGCGGAGATCGGAGCATCGCCTGGTCACTTTCGATCTTTCCCTCCGCCGGTATATCGATCACGGCCCGATCGTTCTCGACGACGGCCGCCGTCCCTCTTCCTGCTCGGGACTGGATGTTGGCCGTGACGGCAGCCTGTATCTTGTATGTATCATCCCTCTGGCTGATCCGGGCAGCGACCGGGGAAAAAAGATCACGGCGGCGCATTTCCCGGCTGTGGCAAAAGAGAAGCTCAAGGATGCTGCATACGAGGTGAATCTTGTTGTTGTGAAGGGCCCGCTATTGCTCAGGTGATTTAAGAGTGAAATCGGATGACGTCATGCCGAACTTGTTTCGGCATCTATTCCAACTATTGGTTTCAGTATTTATTCGCCGGAGCAATAAAATGATAAATTTTCAGGAGGTTGCGAGATGAAAAAGTATTCTGTCTTTTTCGGTGTATTTCTGATGGCGGCACTGGGGTTGGGTATGTCTGTCTCGGTAGCACAGAACCAGGCGCCCGGCGCGGTGTATAAAAATGGGCCGGTGACCGGGAACATGATAGATGCCGGGTTCATTTACGGCGATTCCAATTACAACGCCATTATTCAGGCCTCGGACGGGAATGTATACTATGTCATCTGTTCCCATAACAAAAAGTCCGGCGCGCATATGTTCCGTTACAATCCCCGGACGGCGGAGGTCAAAGTGATCGGCGACCTTACCCTGGTAGTGGGGGAGGATAGAACGAAAGTCATTTGTCAGGGAAAGGTGCACTCCGATTTCTACGAGATGAGTGGCAAACTGTATTTCGCCACCCATGCCGGAGCATGGGATATGACCTATCCCGGCGGCCATTTCTTGTGCTATGACCTGAAAACGGGAAAATTCCAGGATTTCGGCATCGGTGTTCCCAATCAGGGTCTGGTGGCGATGAGCATGGATGTAAAAAGGGGGAGAATGTATGCGGTAACCTGGCCGGGATATACCTTTTGCTACTACGATGTCATTACCGGCAAAAAGAAAATATGGGCGACTTCCTTCGCTCCGGTGATCATGCAGGGCCCTCGCTCCATCGGGATCGATCCCCGTTCCGGCAATGCCTACTGGCATAATATGGACGATACCATTGCGAGTTACAATTTCGAGAAGGATTATATCGAGACCCTGACCAAGCCGAAATTCGATGCGCCCATGTTCCATATTCCACTGGACAAATCGGTGGGATGCGTCTGGCGTTCCATAAGATGGAGCGAGCCGATGCAGCGGTTTTACGGCATTATGTACTACAGCGACTGGCTCTTTTCCTATGAGCCTCAGACCGCAGACCTGGAAATCATCGACCGTGTCGCCGCCGCACCCAACCGTAAGAGCGGGAAAACAAGCTACAGTTCCCTGGCATTCGAGCTGTCCAGAGACGGAAAAACCATTTACTATATCGCTCCCGCCCTTTCTCCGGTGGACAGCACCGAAGCGCTGCACCTGGTCACCTATGATATTCCTCTCCGGCATTACATCGATCACGGGGTGATAAAGCTCGATG contains:
- a CDS encoding HEAT repeat domain-containing protein, whose protein sequence is MSIKILQRSIMKSKYIFKIQVFTLFIIFCGSLSKAFSQNSSNLKITESDLKVLENGDLNSAARVLYRMRQIYKNEGNKQIIQAIPALIKRANNDLSFMEKEKGIFDGEGELLGDVIWALSVTGDERVEPVLLDVMLSDKVFSSNTSKGFLNIGHSALKKILEALKSVNVNKKRSVALTLAQMSEFDTAGTYFTENDKKIIQEEMLKLIKEENELTRNAAVRALGYFGDKSTIPILTRIIHKIFTH